One stretch of Desulfocurvus vexinensis DSM 17965 DNA includes these proteins:
- a CDS encoding MMPL family transporter: MQRLMRQAYDRPWTVVLILAAITACALFIAKDLRIDPSVNGMMTDDPRAREAYERTVATFGTDQVTVICLRDADLFDPDRLALIEELAYQLEGLPGVVRVESLFSAADFRHDEGTLRSGPLMRQPPADRAEAEAIRQRALESPLVAGNLLSEDGTTTSVNVFIEPDNADPEYYNTLAASIETLLEPCQGRFEEAFQLGNPYFRTVISKTMIDDQLRLVPLSVLVLVLTLVLMTRSPASAILPLLTAGTSICWMAAFMVLADIPLNILTMIVPSLVIVIGSTEDIHLISEYREGLHKRGPGRLAFDYMVSKMGVVILITSLTTFLGFASITVNKIEILRQFGMAAAFGLLVNPIVTVVLIPAYLRLTGGRGASPQAPAGPAQPDDDEDGEPQPWKKGLSVFDMLGRAASAAANRHDRKLVAGLLLFAAGLALFSFNVRLNNDILGVFKKSSPIRQRTEAMSAHLPGVQTFSIAIASGVEGMFRKPDALGKVAAIQDYIAASPAFDASFSLADSLRLINREMRGGDPAHYTIPESEALVAQYLLFIHDSDLRRSASPDFSEFHILVRHSLQSSYEQKQALDDLRRFMNQTLGPHYKSEFTGESMLILGGADSIAEGQALSIALLLGIIFVIMSVLFVNVKAGLLSLLPNVFPVLIMFGTMGLTGIPLNIGTAMVAAIAIGIAVDDTIHFMTRYNKEMLRLKDQHRAMEVCIHAEIRPVTATSLALALGFSVLLASEFVTIVQFGALSALVMIVALVGDLLLTGPLLTNTKLLTLWDMLSLHVDPQVIRQSEFFRDLRLWHIKKIILMGRIQERRAGETIFKEWDQGDSMYIILHGEVRAFSTEEDTGREVPYALFGVGDVFGQTAMLDPGPRSYSARAHSDLHVVEISNADFNRLHRLYPRLASMAHRNLARILGHRLAIANVMYYQKSLQNQG, translated from the coding sequence GTGCAGCGTCTCATGCGCCAGGCCTACGACAGGCCCTGGACGGTTGTCCTGATCCTGGCGGCGATCACCGCCTGCGCCCTGTTCATCGCCAAGGACCTGCGCATCGACCCGTCGGTGAACGGGATGATGACCGACGACCCCCGGGCGCGCGAGGCTTACGAGCGCACGGTGGCCACCTTCGGCACCGACCAGGTCACCGTCATCTGCCTGCGCGACGCCGACCTGTTCGACCCGGACCGCCTGGCGCTCATCGAGGAGTTGGCCTACCAGCTCGAAGGGCTGCCCGGGGTGGTGCGCGTGGAGAGCCTGTTCTCCGCCGCCGACTTCCGCCACGACGAGGGCACCCTGCGCTCCGGCCCGCTCATGCGCCAGCCCCCGGCGGACCGCGCCGAGGCCGAGGCCATCCGCCAGCGGGCCCTGGAAAGCCCCCTGGTGGCGGGCAACCTGCTCTCCGAGGACGGCACCACCACTTCGGTCAACGTGTTCATCGAGCCCGACAACGCCGACCCCGAATACTACAACACCCTGGCCGCCTCCATCGAAACCCTGCTCGAGCCCTGCCAGGGCCGCTTCGAGGAGGCCTTCCAGCTCGGCAACCCCTATTTCCGCACGGTCATCTCCAAGACCATGATCGACGACCAGCTGCGCCTGGTGCCGCTGTCGGTGCTGGTGCTGGTGCTGACGCTGGTGCTCATGACCCGCTCGCCCGCCAGCGCCATCCTGCCGCTGCTCACGGCGGGCACCAGCATCTGCTGGATGGCCGCCTTCATGGTCCTGGCCGACATCCCCCTGAACATCCTGACCATGATCGTGCCCTCGCTGGTCATCGTCATCGGCTCCACCGAGGACATCCACCTCATTTCCGAATACCGCGAAGGGCTGCACAAGCGCGGCCCGGGCCGGCTGGCCTTCGACTACATGGTCTCCAAGATGGGCGTGGTCATCCTCATCACCAGCCTGACCACCTTCCTGGGCTTCGCCTCCATCACGGTGAACAAGATCGAGATCCTGCGCCAGTTCGGCATGGCCGCCGCCTTCGGGCTCTTGGTCAACCCCATCGTCACCGTAGTGCTCATCCCGGCCTACCTGCGCCTGACGGGCGGGCGCGGCGCCTCGCCCCAGGCCCCCGCCGGGCCCGCCCAGCCCGACGACGACGAGGACGGCGAGCCCCAGCCCTGGAAGAAGGGCCTGAGCGTCTTCGACATGCTGGGCCGCGCCGCCAGCGCCGCCGCCAACCGCCACGACCGCAAGCTCGTGGCCGGGCTGCTGCTCTTCGCCGCCGGGCTGGCCCTGTTCTCCTTCAACGTGCGGCTGAACAACGACATCCTGGGCGTATTCAAGAAATCCTCGCCCATCCGCCAGCGCACCGAGGCCATGAGCGCGCACCTGCCCGGGGTGCAGACCTTCTCCATCGCCATCGCCAGCGGCGTGGAGGGCATGTTCAGAAAACCCGACGCCCTGGGCAAGGTCGCCGCCATCCAGGACTACATCGCCGCCAGCCCGGCCTTCGACGCGTCCTTCTCCCTGGCCGACTCCCTGCGGCTCATCAACCGCGAGATGCGCGGCGGCGACCCCGCCCACTACACCATCCCCGAAAGCGAGGCGCTGGTCGCGCAGTACCTGCTGTTCATCCACGACTCGGACCTGCGCCGCAGCGCCAGCCCCGACTTCAGCGAGTTCCACATCCTGGTGCGCCACAGCCTGCAATCGTCCTACGAGCAGAAACAGGCCCTGGACGACCTGCGGCGCTTCATGAACCAGACCCTGGGCCCGCACTACAAGAGCGAGTTCACCGGCGAGAGCATGCTCATCCTGGGCGGGGCCGACAGCATCGCCGAGGGCCAGGCCCTGTCCATCGCCCTGCTGCTGGGCATCATCTTCGTCATCATGTCCGTGCTCTTCGTCAACGTGAAGGCCGGGCTGCTCTCGCTGCTGCCCAACGTCTTCCCGGTGCTGATCATGTTCGGCACCATGGGCCTGACGGGCATCCCGCTGAACATCGGCACGGCCATGGTCGCGGCCATCGCCATCGGCATCGCCGTGGACGACACCATCCACTTCATGACCCGCTACAACAAGGAAATGCTGCGCCTGAAAGACCAGCACCGGGCCATGGAGGTCTGCATCCACGCCGAGATCAGGCCGGTGACGGCCACCTCCCTGGCCCTGGCCCTGGGCTTTTCGGTGCTCCTGGCCTCGGAGTTCGTGACCATCGTCCAGTTCGGCGCCCTCTCGGCCCTGGTGATGATCGTCGCCCTGGTGGGCGACCTGCTGCTCACCGGGCCGCTGCTGACCAACACCAAGCTGCTCACCCTGTGGGACATGCTCTCGCTGCATGTGGACCCGCAGGTCATCCGCCAGTCGGAATTCTTCCGCGACCTGCGGCTGTGGCACATCAAGAAGATCATTCTCATGGGCCGCATCCAGGAGCGCCGCGCCGGGGAGACCATCTTCAAGGAGTGGGACCAGGGCGACTCCATGTACATCATCCTGCACGGCGAGGTGCGCGCCTTCTCCACCGAGGAGGACACCGGGCGCGAGGTGCCCTACGCCCTGTTCGGCGTGGGCGACGTGTTCGGCCAGACGGCCATGCTCGACCCCGGGCCGCGCTCCTACTCCGCCCGCGCCCACTCGGACCTGCACGTGGTCGAGATCAGCAACGCCGACTTCAACCGCCTGCACCGCCTCTACCCGCGCCTGGCCAGCATGGCCCACCGCAACCTGGCGCGCATCCTCGGGCACAGGCTGGCCATCGCCAACGTCATGTACTACCAGAAATCCCTGCAAAACCAAGGATGA
- a CDS encoding outer membrane lipoprotein-sorting protein, whose product MHSTIIAAFAACLFLALGPAPALADAKAEGRAILERQRDLHETSSATSTVVMILADNAGNKKQREFKTWKKTMDDGLARTLMAFTAPADLAGTALLSWETGDGQAKQWLYMPATGKMQRVASSSKADFFMGTDFTYEDMEPDDLDQYDMTLTGSAELDGQDCHIVEVTPATEAKAKESGYGKRVFYVRKDITFTVKIEYHDPRGRLVKVQTAHDLENVRGQMWIARKTLMNNLRAKHQTLMGLAAFEVDAAIDDAVFTERYVMEGRPLQ is encoded by the coding sequence ATGCACAGCACGATCATCGCCGCCTTCGCGGCATGCCTCTTCCTCGCCCTGGGTCCCGCCCCGGCCCTGGCCGACGCCAAGGCCGAAGGCCGGGCCATCCTGGAGCGCCAGCGCGACCTGCACGAAACGTCCAGCGCCACGTCCACCGTGGTCATGATCCTGGCCGACAATGCGGGGAACAAGAAGCAGCGCGAGTTCAAGACCTGGAAGAAGACCATGGACGACGGACTGGCGCGCACCCTCATGGCCTTCACCGCCCCGGCGGACCTGGCCGGCACGGCCCTGCTGAGCTGGGAGACCGGCGACGGCCAGGCCAAACAGTGGCTGTACATGCCCGCCACGGGCAAGATGCAGCGCGTGGCCTCCAGCTCCAAGGCCGACTTCTTCATGGGCACCGACTTCACCTACGAGGACATGGAGCCCGACGACCTGGACCAGTACGACATGACCCTCACCGGCTCGGCGGAACTGGACGGCCAGGACTGCCACATCGTCGAGGTCACCCCGGCCACCGAGGCCAAGGCCAAGGAGTCGGGCTACGGCAAGCGCGTGTTCTACGTGCGCAAGGACATCACCTTCACCGTCAAGATCGAGTACCACGACCCGCGCGGCCGCCTCGTCAAGGTCCAGACCGCCCACGACCTGGAAAACGTGCGCGGCCAGATGTGGATCGCCCGCAAGACGCTGATGAACAACCTGCGCGCCAAGCACCAGACCCTCATGGGCCTGGCCGCCTTCGAGGTGGACGCGGCCATCGACGACGCGGTGTTCACCGAACGGTACGTGATGGAAGGCCGCCCCCTGCAATAA
- a CDS encoding sigma-54-dependent Fis family transcriptional regulator encodes MPPSLTQIKLQVLSEISTIIHKALDLGQALKEALRILSASLAMERATVTMLDRDTGELVIMASHGLTDEERRRGVYKTSEGATGKIFRTAAPLHIPNVCDEPLFLNKTRARDGGARPVSYTGVPIILGNETIGVLSVDRLFGQGVDVREDIDFLNVVATLLAQMFRISETVRQREEELRRENVTLKYQISKETRGLYIVGASTPMQEVERQIEKVAPTKATVLLLGESGTGKTLIARIIHDLSERKAHPFVKVNCASIPENLLESELFGYEKGAFTGATSSKPGRFEDAHRGSIFLDEIGELPLPLQSKLLRVIQEREFERIGGNRTITVDVRILAATNRDLRELVDQGDFRLDLYYRLNVFPITVPPLRRRKEDVPGLLNHFLRKMAHEYGRNLFLTPGALDFLTARDWPGNVRELEHLVERLVIMAEGDRIDEQLVRLALDPGAGAPAEPGGPAPERAASPGAFPVRKHSLKEMERAEIIAALREAGWIKRRAAEALGLTERQIGYRIRKFDLEGRVSSERMRLRNAR; translated from the coding sequence ATGCCGCCGTCCCTGACCCAGATCAAGCTCCAGGTGCTCTCCGAGATCAGCACCATCATCCACAAAGCCCTGGACCTCGGCCAGGCCCTCAAGGAAGCCCTGCGCATCCTGTCGGCCTCCCTGGCCATGGAGCGCGCCACCGTGACCATGCTCGACCGCGACACCGGCGAGCTGGTCATCATGGCCTCCCACGGGCTGACCGACGAGGAGCGCCGCCGGGGCGTCTACAAGACCAGCGAGGGCGCCACGGGGAAGATATTCCGCACCGCCGCGCCGCTGCACATCCCCAACGTCTGCGACGAGCCGCTGTTCCTGAACAAGACCCGCGCCCGCGACGGCGGCGCGCGCCCGGTGTCCTACACCGGGGTGCCCATCATCCTGGGCAACGAGACCATCGGCGTGCTCAGTGTGGACCGGCTCTTCGGCCAGGGCGTGGACGTGCGCGAGGACATCGACTTCCTCAACGTGGTGGCCACCCTGTTGGCCCAGATGTTTCGCATCAGCGAGACCGTGCGCCAGCGCGAGGAGGAACTGCGCCGCGAAAACGTGACCCTCAAGTACCAGATTTCCAAGGAGACGCGCGGGCTGTACATCGTCGGCGCCAGCACGCCCATGCAGGAGGTGGAGCGCCAGATCGAGAAGGTCGCGCCCACCAAGGCCACGGTGCTGCTGCTCGGCGAGTCCGGCACGGGCAAGACGCTTATCGCGCGCATCATCCACGACCTCTCCGAACGCAAGGCCCATCCCTTCGTCAAGGTCAACTGCGCCTCCATCCCCGAAAACCTCCTGGAATCCGAGCTGTTCGGCTACGAGAAGGGCGCCTTCACCGGGGCCACGTCCTCCAAGCCCGGGCGCTTCGAGGACGCCCACCGGGGCAGCATCTTCCTGGACGAAATCGGCGAACTGCCCCTGCCGCTGCAATCCAAGCTGCTGCGCGTGATCCAGGAGCGCGAGTTCGAGCGCATCGGCGGCAACCGCACCATCACCGTGGACGTGCGCATCCTGGCCGCCACCAACCGCGACCTGCGCGAGCTGGTGGACCAGGGCGACTTCCGCCTGGACCTCTACTACCGCCTGAACGTGTTTCCCATCACCGTGCCGCCCCTGCGCCGCCGCAAGGAGGACGTGCCCGGCCTGCTCAACCACTTCCTGCGCAAGATGGCCCACGAGTACGGGCGCAACCTCTTCCTGACCCCCGGCGCGCTGGACTTCCTCACCGCGCGCGACTGGCCGGGCAACGTGCGCGAGCTGGAGCACCTGGTGGAGCGGCTGGTCATCATGGCCGAAGGCGACCGCATCGACGAGCAGCTGGTGCGCCTGGCCCTGGACCCCGGGGCCGGGGCGCCTGCGGAACCGGGCGGGCCCGCGCCCGAGCGCGCGGCCTCCCCGGGCGCCTTTCCAGTCCGCAAGCACTCGCTCAAGGAAATGGAGCGCGCCGAGATCATCGCCGCCCTGCGCGAGGCGGGCTGGATCAAGCGCCGCGCCGCCGAAGCCCTGGGGCTCACCGAGCGCCAGATCGGCTACCGCATCCGCAAGTTCGACCTCGAAGGCCGCGTGAGCTCCGAGCGCATGCGCCTGCGCAACGCGCGCTGA
- a CDS encoding (Fe-S)-binding protein: MDTAPQTAAPQAPPPVVPRAMPAEVRDYLAKFDFNACMACGTCSNGCPVTGTPGMEGWDTRRVMRMLALGLVDEVVASAFPWLCTGCGRCSQACPQGVDIPGVMGHMKHLRERDKVPGSLHKGMANNVESGNNLAIAREDYLTGMAELGQEMADDDCPGFYVPVDRQEAKILFFPNSKEVYGDFEDQLWWWRIFYAARENWTVPSEGWEAVDWALFTGNYDANRLLAKRKIDYMQRMGIERMIMPDCGGGSYGCRKGMERCVVEDPNNRVGYIYLYDYLVELIRDGRIRLDPSVNAGRRFTWHDSCKHGRELLRHFGRGFFEEPRWILRQCVDDFVEMTPNRELNYCCGAGGGMWPMPYEKESAWHARHKFNQIRRTGADVVVVGCSNCRDQIMKRIPKFYPEARYEVKYIWQLVAETLVLDPWAEAEAGRAQAEAKAQWERLGVDLENQEY, from the coding sequence ATGGACACCGCACCCCAAACCGCCGCGCCCCAGGCCCCGCCGCCCGTGGTTCCCCGGGCGATGCCCGCCGAGGTCCGCGACTATCTGGCCAAGTTCGACTTCAACGCCTGCATGGCCTGCGGCACCTGCTCCAACGGCTGCCCCGTCACCGGCACCCCGGGCATGGAGGGCTGGGACACCCGCCGCGTCATGCGCATGCTGGCCCTGGGCCTGGTGGACGAGGTGGTGGCCTCGGCCTTCCCCTGGCTATGCACGGGCTGCGGCCGTTGCTCCCAGGCCTGCCCCCAGGGCGTGGACATCCCCGGGGTCATGGGCCACATGAAGCACCTGCGCGAGCGCGACAAGGTGCCCGGCAGCCTGCACAAGGGCATGGCCAACAACGTCGAGAGCGGCAACAACCTGGCCATCGCCCGCGAGGACTACCTCACCGGCATGGCCGAGCTGGGCCAGGAAATGGCCGACGACGACTGCCCGGGCTTCTACGTGCCCGTGGACCGGCAGGAGGCCAAGATCCTGTTCTTCCCCAACTCCAAGGAGGTCTACGGCGACTTCGAGGACCAGCTCTGGTGGTGGCGCATCTTCTACGCCGCGCGCGAGAACTGGACCGTGCCCAGCGAGGGCTGGGAGGCCGTGGACTGGGCGCTGTTCACCGGCAACTACGACGCCAACCGCCTGTTGGCCAAGCGCAAGATCGACTACATGCAGCGCATGGGCATCGAACGCATGATCATGCCCGACTGCGGCGGCGGGTCCTACGGCTGCCGCAAGGGCATGGAGCGCTGCGTGGTGGAGGACCCCAACAACCGCGTGGGCTACATCTACCTCTACGACTACCTGGTGGAGCTGATCCGCGACGGGCGCATCCGCCTGGACCCGTCGGTCAACGCCGGGCGGCGCTTCACCTGGCACGACTCGTGTAAGCACGGACGCGAGCTGCTGCGCCACTTCGGGCGCGGATTCTTCGAGGAGCCGCGCTGGATCCTGCGCCAGTGCGTGGACGACTTCGTGGAGATGACCCCCAACCGCGAGCTGAACTACTGCTGCGGCGCCGGGGGCGGCATGTGGCCCATGCCCTACGAAAAGGAGTCCGCCTGGCACGCGCGCCACAAGTTCAACCAGATCCGGCGCACCGGGGCCGACGTGGTGGTGGTGGGCTGCTCCAACTGCCGCGACCAGATCATGAAGCGCATCCCCAAGTTCTACCCCGAGGCCAGGTACGAGGTGAAGTACATCTGGCAGCTCGTGGCCGAAACCCTGGTGCTCGACCCCTGGGCCGAGGCCGAGGCCGGGCGGGCCCAGGCCGAGGCCAAGGCCCAGTGGGAGCGCCTGGGCGTGGACCTGGAGAACCAGGAATACTGA
- a CDS encoding universal stress protein, producing MFKDIVLAVTPSEVCRSAANAAFAFARKHEANMTLLHVCGLPSHGWGAIEHLMPSGEVERITATIRQVYARQLADCPGCDVLVVPGIPHAEILRLARKKNADLIVMGCSTEDDLQRRSRMWGIAGSNIERVSQKARCPVMIVANEVPEGRMQFASIVVATDFSFQAECAVGYGGQLARQYGAALHVFHALDVGHGMEAPDQRQIEAGIAEARGRMLKEFAPRLEGIREVSYESWEGVPSMEILKYARMRGADLILMAHHSREKDPEEAYLGSTVAQVALNASCPTMSINRHFDLRCGMFYDQSGAAVRPEQAAEPTTA from the coding sequence ATGTTCAAGGACATCGTACTGGCTGTGACACCGTCCGAGGTCTGCCGCAGCGCGGCCAACGCCGCCTTCGCCTTCGCCCGCAAGCACGAGGCGAACATGACCCTGCTTCACGTCTGTGGCCTGCCGTCCCACGGCTGGGGCGCCATCGAGCACCTCATGCCGTCGGGCGAGGTGGAGCGCATCACCGCGACCATCCGGCAGGTCTACGCCCGCCAGCTGGCGGACTGCCCGGGCTGCGACGTGCTCGTGGTGCCCGGCATCCCGCACGCGGAAATCCTGCGCCTGGCGCGCAAGAAGAACGCGGACCTCATCGTCATGGGTTGCAGCACCGAAGACGACCTGCAACGCCGTTCGCGCATGTGGGGCATCGCGGGCTCGAACATCGAGCGCGTGAGCCAGAAGGCGCGCTGCCCGGTGATGATCGTGGCCAACGAGGTGCCCGAGGGCCGCATGCAGTTCGCCAGCATCGTGGTCGCCACGGACTTCTCCTTCCAGGCCGAATGCGCCGTGGGCTACGGCGGGCAGCTCGCCCGCCAGTACGGCGCGGCCCTGCACGTGTTCCACGCCCTGGACGTGGGCCACGGCATGGAGGCGCCCGACCAGCGCCAGATCGAGGCGGGCATCGCCGAGGCGCGCGGGCGCATGCTCAAGGAGTTCGCCCCGCGCCTGGAGGGCATCCGCGAGGTGTCCTACGAGAGCTGGGAGGGCGTGCCGTCCATGGAGATCCTCAAGTACGCCCGCATGCGCGGGGCCGACCTGATCCTCATGGCCCACCACAGCCGGGAGAAGGACCCCGAGGAGGCCTACCTGGGCTCCACGGTGGCCCAGGTGGCGCTCAACGCCAGCTGCCCGACCATGAGCATCAACCGCCACTTCGACCTGCGCTGCGGCATGTTCTACGACCAGTCCGGCGCCGCCGTGCGGCCCGAGCAGGCCGCCGAGCCGACCACCGCCTAG
- a CDS encoding CoB--CoM heterodisulfide reductase iron-sulfur subunit B family protein: MTTATDVQYAYYPGCSLTGTALEYDVSTRLVLERLGARVTEIPGWTCCGASAAPAVSALLAMALPARNLALAERDLPGCDVLAPCSACYLNLLAARQEARRDHKLYARVQDALAGEGLPWENSAEVRHLLDVLANDIGPARIAGAVEHPLAGLTLAPYYGCQTLRPYAAFDDPEHPVSMDAVLRATGAEVLAWDKGARCCGASLSTTHREAALPRIAEILNAAAGADAVVTVCPMCQMNLEAFQRQAGLARPVAVLYLPQVLGLAMGLDAGQVLLGKNLAVPPGFLARLREGPPAPQPVTQAAGAG, translated from the coding sequence ATGACCACCGCAACGGATGTGCAGTACGCCTACTACCCCGGCTGCTCCCTCACGGGCACGGCCCTGGAGTACGACGTGTCCACCCGCCTGGTGCTGGAGCGCCTGGGCGCCCGGGTGACCGAGATTCCGGGCTGGACGTGCTGCGGGGCCAGCGCGGCCCCCGCCGTGAGCGCCCTGCTGGCCATGGCCCTGCCCGCGCGCAACCTGGCCCTGGCCGAACGCGACCTGCCCGGGTGCGACGTGCTGGCCCCTTGCAGCGCCTGCTACCTGAACCTGCTGGCCGCGCGCCAGGAGGCCCGGCGCGACCACAAGCTGTACGCCCGGGTTCAGGACGCCCTGGCGGGCGAGGGCCTGCCCTGGGAGAACAGCGCCGAGGTCCGCCACCTGCTGGACGTGCTGGCCAACGACATCGGGCCCGCGCGCATCGCCGGGGCGGTGGAACACCCGCTGGCCGGGCTGACGCTGGCCCCCTACTACGGCTGCCAGACCCTGCGGCCCTACGCCGCCTTCGACGACCCCGAGCACCCCGTGAGCATGGACGCCGTGCTGCGGGCCACGGGGGCCGAAGTCCTGGCCTGGGACAAGGGCGCCCGCTGCTGCGGGGCCTCGCTGTCCACCACGCACCGCGAGGCGGCCCTGCCGCGCATCGCGGAGATCCTGAACGCCGCCGCCGGGGCCGACGCCGTGGTCACCGTCTGCCCCATGTGCCAGATGAATCTCGAAGCGTTCCAGAGGCAAGCCGGGCTGGCCAGGCCCGTGGCCGTGCTGTACCTGCCCCAGGTTCTGGGCCTGGCCATGGGCCTGGACGCCGGGCAGGTGCTGCTTGGCAAGAACCTGGCCGTGCCGCCCGGCTTCCTCGCCCGGCTGCGGGAGGGCCCGCCCGCCCCGCAGCCCGTGACCCAGGCGGCAGGGGCCGGCTAG
- a CDS encoding 4Fe-4S dicluster domain-containing protein yields MTRIPVIQAADPALAQAMGEVRAMLAACMQCGTCSASCPNAQSMDMTPRRMWRLVLMGRADAVFSSGAFWMCSNCYACTLRCPRGLPLTSAMNALKRIAGASGHPALARHGAFYRAFLDNVRRRGRVRETEMMMHYFSAAGPGEALRFTPLGLRLMRRGKVRLELGSGPWDGALAPLFERAARLEGKEARQ; encoded by the coding sequence ATGACCCGCATCCCCGTGATCCAGGCGGCCGACCCGGCCCTGGCGCAGGCCATGGGCGAGGTCCGCGCCATGCTGGCGGCCTGCATGCAGTGCGGCACGTGCAGCGCCTCGTGCCCCAACGCCCAGAGCATGGACATGACCCCGCGCCGCATGTGGCGGCTGGTGCTCATGGGCCGCGCCGACGCGGTGTTCTCCAGCGGCGCGTTCTGGATGTGCTCCAACTGCTACGCCTGCACCCTGCGCTGCCCGCGCGGGCTGCCGCTGACCTCGGCCATGAACGCCCTCAAGCGCATCGCCGGGGCCTCGGGGCACCCGGCCCTGGCCCGGCACGGCGCCTTCTACCGCGCCTTCCTGGACAACGTGCGCCGCCGGGGCCGCGTGCGCGAGACGGAAATGATGATGCACTACTTCAGCGCGGCTGGCCCGGGCGAGGCCTTGCGCTTCACCCCGCTGGGGCTGCGGCTCATGCGCCGGGGCAAGGTCCGCCTGGAGCTGGGCTCCGGCCCGTGGGACGGCGCCCTGGCCCCGCTGTTCGAGCGCGCCGCCCGCCTGGAAGGCAAGGAGGCCCGGCAATGA